The nucleotide sequence CCTTCAATCAGGCGCTCAAAGAGATCCTGCCCGCCGCGATGAAGAAAGAGAAGATGGGCATTTTCAAACGGGCCGCTCTGCGCAGTGCGATTTTTGTGTTTAAACCCGCCATCAAAAAGGCGGTCGAAGGCATGCGCAAAGGCATGCTGTTCATGACGGTCATGCATGCGCGCACCGACTACAGCGACGAGGACATCATGGCGTTGACCGGAGCCTACGTCGAAGTGCTGATGCCGGACTTCAAGTTCAATGGCGGCACGGAACATCAGCGGGCTGTGGAAGCGATTGAGGCTCAAAAAATCAAGAACGAGGAATACGCCCGCAATCCATTCATCACCCCCGACCGCCTCACCACTTTCGACGCGGCGACTTACTCCGCTTTCGAGGGCGAGTATGTATTGGACAGCAAGAAAGCCACGCACTGGTTCAAACGCGACGGCGATACCTACACGTGGACTTACCAGGAAGACGAGCCCCGCACGTTTCATCCCGCGGGCGAACGCCTCTTGGTCAAAGACGACGGCAAGATGACGATCGAGTTCCAGGTCGACGAAACGGGCACGGTCACCGGCGTCGAGGAACGTTGGCATCGCCGCCGCCAAATGGTGGCAAAATTGAAGTGAGGGCGCGGACCGCGGGGTCTTAACTGAAGGCGAACTGGTGTTCGCCCAATCTGCCTGTATCGGGCACTGAACCGAAATCCCCCCACCCCATGAAAAAACTCATCCTGCTGCTCCTCGCATCGGCCACCATCAGTCTGTCCCCGCTGTGGGCCCAGGAGAATCCCGATCGCGATCAGCCGCTCGTCAACATCTCCACCCGAACCACGATCACGCCGGACAATCCCCGCGTCATCGTGGGTTTTACGGTCCCCGGCAATCCCGACCCCGATCGACCACTCTACCCCAAGACGCTCTTGTTGCGCGCCATCGGGCCAGGACTCGCCCAGTTTGCGGTGACCAACGCGCTCGCCGATCCGCAGGTGCAGGTATTCAACGCCGCCGAGGTCGAAATATCCGCCAATTGGAGCGACTTCACTGCGCCGCTCAACCCCGATAATGAGAACGACGCCACCGCCGCCGTTCGCGCCACCAACGCCGCCTCAGTGGCCGAGACCGCCGCCGCCCTGGGCGCCTTTGCGGTGGTCGTTCCCACGGTCGACACCCCCGTCGTGGCCGACTACTCGAACGCGATCGGACTGCCCGGCGGCAACTACACGGTTGTGGTCAGCTCCAAGTCCGGGGGCACTGGCGACGTGGTCGTCGAGGTCTACTCGGTGCACAACTAAACCGCGCCAGTTTTCGGGCGCGTGAATTGAGGTGAAACCTGTCGCCCGTTTGGCGGACTCACTTAGCCATGAAGCGCGCCTCATTTGATTCCGTCCGTGACCACTTTTTCGCCGTTGCCCGCCAACAGTGGCGGGCGTGGCGAGGTTATGTGATATTCTTCGCCTTCGTGTGGGTGCCGCTGCGCTCATCGGTGGTCGACTACAGCCCGGTGCCCACGGGTTCAATGAACCCGACGATCCTCGAAGGTGACGTCGTCTGGGTGAACAAGCTGGCCTATGGCCTGCGCGTGCCACTTACCCAGATCCACCTCGCGACGTGGTCCGAGCCCCGGCGCGGTGACATCATTGTCGTGCTTTTGCCGGAGGACCAAACCCGTCTCGTCAAACGGGTCGTGGGAGTGCCCGGAGATACGATCGAATTGCGCGACAATCATCTGATCCTCAACAGCGCACCGGTCGATTACGGTCCGCCCACGCAGGATTACGGGGCCACCATTGCGCGTCGATTCCGGCCACATGCCGCGTTTGCCGAGGAACAACTCGCCGGGGTTTCGCACCCCGTGATGGGGTTGACGGTGGTATCAGCGCCCCATCGCAACGCCGGTCCGGTCACCGTTCCACTCGATCGCTATTTCCTGATGGGCGATTCCCGCGACAACAGCCACGACTCGCGGGTCTATGGCTTCGCCCACCGGGAAGCGGTGCTCGGTAAAGCCGAAGGCGTCCTGGCCTCGCTCGACATCAACGACACCTACCTGCCTCGCTGGTCCCGGTTTTTCTCCGCATTGCGGTAGTCGGGTCCTGCCGGAGTATCGTCAATTCCTCATGCAGTTGACCCACCTACGGCGCGTGGTTCGCACCGTAGGCCGCGAGCTCGCTCGCGCTCGACCCTCCTGAGCTGACCGGCTTACAACGAAAACCCCGCGACAATCAGACGGATGGAGTCGAGACGCACGCGGGCGTCGCGAATCGCGCCACAGGTTTTCTTGAGCTGTTGTTGCGCGAGTTTGATTTCTTCCGGACGCACGTGGTCGTTGAGTTTCGACAAATCCACCAGGCGTTGCAGGTCGGCTCCGAGCTGCGCCTGCGCGGACTGCTCCGCGGCCGTTTTCACTTGGACCACCTTGCGCTCTGCCAGATCGGTGGCGCCATCAATGAGGTTTTTGAGCAACGCGGGATTAAACTCGGGCCGCTCCAAAAACGGCGCGATCGGGACGTCCTTGACGAGATCGGTCACCGTGGCGACGTCCCACTCAGCGGTGAGATCACCGCCGCGCAAATCGACCACCATCCGCACCGGCTGAGGCGATAGGAACTGGTCCACGTGCCAACGCGAGTCGGCCACCGTTTCGAGCACGAAAACGGCTTCGACGAGAATGTTGGGCACTTCCGCCTCAACCAACCCAAACGCGGTCGTGCCGGTGGGCGAGTTGATCAACAAATCAAGACTGTCGGTGACGAGCGGATGGTCCGCCGAAACGAATCGAATATCTTCGCGCACAATCGCGCGCTGGCGGTCAAACGTCGCCAGCATGCCATCGCGCGGAATGGACGGAAATCCTTCCACGTAGGCGTGATCGGCATCGAGGAAGAAATCGCCTTCCTCGTGGTCTTTCATGCGCACACCAAAGTGCTCCATGAGCTCGGTCACGATGCGGCGCATGGTCAGATCCTCATCCGCTGCGCGCACCGCCGCGATGGCCTCGGCCGCCACTTGGGGATCGAAGGAATTCAGCTCCAGCAAACGGTCCCGGCCGCGATGCATTTTCTCCAGCAACGCGGCACGATACTTCGCCGTCTCGGCGATGAGGGCCTTCAGTTCCTTCGGCTCCGGCGGCTTTTTGCCCACGCCGAAGCGCGTGGCCAAAACCAAGACCCGTTCGCGGAAGGCTTGGGCAAACTCGTTGCCGCCATGCATGGGCTGGGCGAAGGCGTCGAGTCCGTGCTCATACCACTCGACCACGCAAGCCTCGGCGCTGCCCTCGATGTAGGGCACATGAATGCGAATCGTCTCCGTTTGCCCGATACGGTCGAGCCGGCCGATACGTTGCTCGACCAAACCGGGGTTGAGCGGCAGGTCGAAGAGGACGAGGTGGTGGGCAAACTGGAAATTGCGACCCTCGCTGCCGATCTCGGAACAGATCAATAATTGCGCGCCATCGGTCTCCGCAAACCAAGCGGCGTTGCGGTCACGTTGCACCAGTTCCAGGCCTTCGTGAAAGACGCCGGCTTTGGCGGTCATCTTCTCGCGCAACGCCGCTTCGATCGCGACGACTTTGCGCTGGGTGCGGCAAATGATGAGCACTTTGCGGCTCGGATCGGCCTTGAGGAAATCGACCAACCACAGGATGCGCGGGTCATCGCGAAAATTGTGCCGGATCTCGCTCGCACGGCCAGTTTCCTCGGCCTCGAGCTCGCGGGCCACGCGAGTGAGCAACGCGGGCGACTCCGCCGGCAGCGGCACCGGACAAAACTGGCGCGACGGGAAGCCCGTCATGGCCGCACGAGTGTTGCGAAACACCACGCGACCGGTGCCGTGTTGATCGAGCAGCGTGCGCAGCAGTTCGTCGCGGGCGCCGGGTTTACCCTTTTCGAGAGATGCCAGATGCTCCGCCAACGTATCGGGGTCGCGGTCGAAGATTTGCGCCAACTTCTTGTGATCGGCCGCGTCGAGTCGTTTGCCTTCGACGATCTTCTCCGCAACTTCGGCCACCTTGCCGAAGTCTTCGGCTTCGTCGCGAAACGCCTCCAAGTCGCTGTAGCGGTGCGGATCGAGCAGGCGCAGACGAGCAAAATGCCCCTCCAGGCCGAGCTGCGTCGGCGTGGCGGTGAGCAACAGTAACCCGCGGCTCTTTTTGGCCAACGCCTCGACGAGCCGATATTCCGGGCTCACGTCGTCTGCATTGACTGACCAACCGAGATGATGGGCTTCGTCGACCACGATCATGTCCCAGCCCGCCGCGACGACTTGTTCGAAACGGTTCTCGTGCTTGGCAGGAAACTCAACACTGCACAGCGCGAGTTGATCGCTCAGAAACGGGTTCTCCTCCGGGTCGCTGGCTTCGCAATCGAAACAACGTTGCTCGTCGAAGATACTGAACCAGAGATTAAAGCGGCGCAGCAACTCGACGAACCATTGGTGCGTGAGCGACTCGGGCACGAGGATGAGCGCCCGCTTCACTTTGCCCACCGTGAGCAGACGCTGCAGGATGAGACAGGCCTCGATCGTTTTACCCAGACCCACTTCATCGGCCAACAGCACCCGCGGGATCTGCCGCGAGGTGACGGTTTGCAGGATGTAGAACTGGTGCGGGATGAGCTCCAGCCGCCCGCCGAGGAAACCGCGCACGGGCGAAGCGAGAAACTGGGATTTCGCCTGCAGGGCGCGGTGACGCAGATTGAAGACGGATCCCTCATCGGTTTGCCCCGCCATGAGACGATCGAGCGGACCCGCCGCACCGGCGACGTCGGATATTTCATCCTCCACGATGCGATGGCCTCCGCCGACATAGACCAGCAAGCCATCCTGCTCATCGACGGATTCGACGACAAACGTCTCGCCCTTGCGCGTAGCCACCTTTTGGCCTTCGCGGAACTGCACCCGGGAGAGCACCGTGGTGCCCTGCCCATAGAGCCGCTGCTCGCCGGCCGCCGGGAACGACACCCCGATGCGCCCGCCATCCAGGCTCACGACAATGCCCAAACCCAACTCAGGTTCCGGCTCACTTACACAACGTTGTCCGATTCGATTTAACGACACGCTCCCACAACGAACCCGCGTTCGCCCGGTTTCAAAGCGAATTTTAGTCGATCACAAAACGAAGCTCATCCACCGCGAGATATTCGCCTTCCCGCGGGCCGCTGAAACGCACGTAGGCAATCCCTTTGCCACTCACTTCCAGCTCGAACGTCGGCATCGGCTGGCTTGGATCGGTGCGCTGGGGCACGCGCTCGATTCTTACGAAATCCAGTTGATTACCTTCATTATCAAACGCTTCCAACATAGCCGCGCTGCCGGTATGCGCCCAACACCGCGCCACGACGCGACTCACCGGCACTGGAAAACGTGCTTCCAGCGGAATCGGCTCATCGGCCATGGCAGCGAGAATACCTTGGTTTTCCGTGCCGATGTGGGGAAAGAACGTCAGACTGCCCTCGGCGGTGGATTCAGTGGGTTTCCACGCCAATCCGAGCGCCACGCCCTGCTCTTCCCACGTGGGAATCCACTCCCCCAGCGCGCCACCTTCAAAATCCAGCACGGTCTCCGCCGCCCTCGCGGGCGCGGCGAAACACCAAAGCCCCACCACGACCAAGGCGAACGCGTTTCTGAATCGGTGTTTAGCTGTGTCCATCGGTGGTTAAAATAAGAAAACCTTCAGCTCATCTCCAGCCCGCGCATCGTGCCCGTGGACGAGGCGAACTTGTCGTCCTCGATGCCCATCCGCTGCAACATGGAGACAAACAAATTGGGTAACGGATAATTCTGCTGCTTGTCGTGCACCAAATGCTGCCCGTGCTTGAAACCTCCACCCGCCAACAGTGTCGGCATGTTGGTGGTCGAGTGCGCGTTGGCGTCCCCAAGGTTGGAACCATAGAGCACCATCGTGCGATCGAGTAGCGATTCCTCTTCCTCCCGCACGGATTTCAGATCGCTAAACAGTCCGGCCAGCAGCTTCATCTGCCACTCATCGAGGATCTTGAGCTGCTTCAACTTGTCCTCGGATTTACCGTGATGAGACAGATTGTGGTAGTCCTCGGTAATGTTGGCTCCCCGCACCGCCACGACCGGCGTGCCGACGCTGTTGAGCATGAGGGTGATCGAGCGCGTCGAGTCGGTTTCAAACGCCAGCTTGGCCAGATCATACATGTTCTTCACCTTGGCCATGTAGAACGCCGGACTGGACGGGTCGACCGGAGCCTCGACCGCCACCACTGGTTTCGGCCGACGTTCCCAACCCCGCGAAGCCTGCAGACGGTTTTCCAAATCGCGCACGCTGGTAAAATACTGATCCAAGCGATCGCGGTCTCGTGCGCCGACACTGCGTTGCAAGTCGCGCGACTGCCCCGCGATCACATCGAGAATACTGCGGCCTGTATCCAGTTTTCGGATCTGGGCCTCGATCTGTTCCGGCGATCCCTGTAAAAACAACTGCCGGAACACCGCCGCCGCACTTTCCTCCGGCGGGATCGCGACTCCACTGCCCGTCCACGACAAACTGCGCGAAGCGGTATTGACTGCGAGCGTCAGCGACGGAAAACGCGTCATTGGTCCGATGTGTTCGGCGATGTGCTGATCGAGCGAGATCGTGTTCTTAAACGAACTGCTGCCGGGATGCGGCGCGGCCGTCAGAAAACTGATATCGGCCGGATGCCCGCCATCCACATTGGGATGCGACACGCCGCTGAGCACGGTGAAGTCTTCGCGATGA is from Synoicihabitans lomoniglobus and encodes:
- the lepB gene encoding signal peptidase I; amino-acid sequence: MKRASFDSVRDHFFAVARQQWRAWRGYVIFFAFVWVPLRSSVVDYSPVPTGSMNPTILEGDVVWVNKLAYGLRVPLTQIHLATWSEPRRGDIIVVLLPEDQTRLVKRVVGVPGDTIELRDNHLILNSAPVDYGPPTQDYGATIARRFRPHAAFAEEQLAGVSHPVMGLTVVSAPHRNAGPVTVPLDRYFLMGDSRDNSHDSRVYGFAHREAVLGKAEGVLASLDINDTYLPRWSRFFSALR
- the rapA gene encoding RNA polymerase-associated protein RapA is translated as MSLNRIGQRCVSEPEPELGLGIVVSLDGGRIGVSFPAAGEQRLYGQGTTVLSRVQFREGQKVATRKGETFVVESVDEQDGLLVYVGGGHRIVEDEISDVAGAAGPLDRLMAGQTDEGSVFNLRHRALQAKSQFLASPVRGFLGGRLELIPHQFYILQTVTSRQIPRVLLADEVGLGKTIEACLILQRLLTVGKVKRALILVPESLTHQWFVELLRRFNLWFSIFDEQRCFDCEASDPEENPFLSDQLALCSVEFPAKHENRFEQVVAAGWDMIVVDEAHHLGWSVNADDVSPEYRLVEALAKKSRGLLLLTATPTQLGLEGHFARLRLLDPHRYSDLEAFRDEAEDFGKVAEVAEKIVEGKRLDAADHKKLAQIFDRDPDTLAEHLASLEKGKPGARDELLRTLLDQHGTGRVVFRNTRAAMTGFPSRQFCPVPLPAESPALLTRVARELEAEETGRASEIRHNFRDDPRILWLVDFLKADPSRKVLIICRTQRKVVAIEAALREKMTAKAGVFHEGLELVQRDRNAAWFAETDGAQLLICSEIGSEGRNFQFAHHLVLFDLPLNPGLVEQRIGRLDRIGQTETIRIHVPYIEGSAEACVVEWYEHGLDAFAQPMHGGNEFAQAFRERVLVLATRFGVGKKPPEPKELKALIAETAKYRAALLEKMHRGRDRLLELNSFDPQVAAEAIAAVRAADEDLTMRRIVTELMEHFGVRMKDHEEGDFFLDADHAYVEGFPSIPRDGMLATFDRQRAIVREDIRFVSADHPLVTDSLDLLINSPTGTTAFGLVEAEVPNILVEAVFVLETVADSRWHVDQFLSPQPVRMVVDLRGGDLTAEWDVATVTDLVKDVPIAPFLERPEFNPALLKNLIDGATDLAERKVVQVKTAAEQSAQAQLGADLQRLVDLSKLNDHVRPEEIKLAQQQLKKTCGAIRDARVRLDSIRLIVAGFSL
- a CDS encoding DUF1552 domain-containing protein; translated protein: MKTSRPASVRAPFVSTRDPLSRRRFLRGIGVAMSLPFLESMLPGFARAAAPSSSPLAPGATPRRMFGICNNLGLLPDQFFPTGAGRDYQASPYLNLLRDHREDFTVLSGVSHPNVDGGHPADISFLTAAPHPGSSSFKNTISLDQHIAEHIGPMTRFPSLTLAVNTASRSLSWTGSGVAIPPEESAAAVFRQLFLQGSPEQIEAQIRKLDTGRSILDVIAGQSRDLQRSVGARDRDRLDQYFTSVRDLENRLQASRGWERRPKPVVAVEAPVDPSSPAFYMAKVKNMYDLAKLAFETDSTRSITLMLNSVGTPVVAVRGANITEDYHNLSHHGKSEDKLKQLKILDEWQMKLLAGLFSDLKSVREEEESLLDRTMVLYGSNLGDANAHSTTNMPTLLAGGGFKHGQHLVHDKQQNYPLPNLFVSMLQRMGIEDDKFASSTGTMRGLEMS